From Aedes albopictus strain Foshan chromosome 1, AalbF5, whole genome shotgun sequence, one genomic window encodes:
- the LOC109405103 gene encoding DEAD box protein 52 homolog: MDNSDLFRKLTCGVKFSSKNNPSLLKRKHTGSTTKTPSEPPAEVKLEIKEEDDDSDDSSGAEQVPLFPHSPLVLSEDDIKEEIKSEEDGEAYEGEDSERKRIRLMSPEKRERYHQFKVNRLRNLHQIKVKKGRKVAVPDPLEQFRELAERYNVSNQLIKNIESCGYKAPTPVQMQAIPVLLEGHPVHACAPTGSGKTAAFLIPIIHHLKKPMKCGFRALVVCPTRELAKQTQRESLRLCEEINLRTHVITKVDEHTTDYGLESRKHYDILVTTPNRICFLANHNPPLIDLSNIQYIVVDEADKLFEESKNSFREQLDSIMAACSNPCKVVAFFSATVTKEVTTWASENMPNRVRFSVGVANMAVDLVEQELLFVGSESGKLLAFREMVHKGLTPPVLVFVQSKDRAQQLFTELIYDGLNVDVIHADRSQKERDNVVRSFREGKIWILICTELMSRGIDFKGVNLVVNYDFPPSTISYVHRIGRTGRAGRRGKAVTYFTKDDTVNLRCIAQLIKQSGGSVPEYMLKLRKSSKRERKKLEQKAPKRAAIRTLPAFEMQERAKKKKLIARTKAKKTGKMPVQNGHSKNGQAKSQKQKKAK, encoded by the exons aTGGATAATAGTGATTTGTTCCGTAAGCTTACCTGTGGCGTAAAATTCTCTTCCAAAAATAATCCCTCGCTGCTAAAACGGAAG CACACGGGGTCTACCACAAAGACACCGTCGGAACCACCAGCCGAGGTCAAATTGGAAATCAAAGAGGAAGATGACGATTCGGACGATAGCTCCGGTGCGGAGCAGGTTCCGCTGTTTCCGCACAGTCCGTTGGTCCTGAGCGAAGACGATATCAAGGAGGAAATAAAATCCGAGGAAGACGGCGAGGCTTACGAGGGTGAGGATTCCGAAAGGAAACGTATCCGGCTAATGTCGCCGGAGAAGCGTGAGCGGTACCACCAGTTTAAGGTGAATCGATTGCGAAATCTGCACCAGATTAAGGTGAAGAAGGGACGGAAGGTAGCGGTTCCGGATCCGCTCGAGCAGTTTCGGGAGCTGGCTGAGCGGTATAATGTGTCCAATCAGTTGATTAAGAACATCGAAAGTTGTGGCTACAAGGCGCCTACGCCGGTGCAGATGCAGGCGATACCGGTCCTGCTGGAGGGTCATCCGGTTCATGCCTGTGCCCCGACCGGTTCGGGGAAAACGGCCGCTTTCCTGATACCGATCATTCACCATCTGAAGAAGCCGATGAAGTGCGGCTTTCGGGCGCTGGTGGTGTGTCCGACGAGGGAGTTGGCCAAGCAGACCCAGCGCGAGTCGCTTCGGTTGTGCGAGGAGATCAATTTGAGGACGCACGTGATTACGAAG GTGGATGAACACACCACGGATTATGGGCTGGAAAGCAGGAAGCACTACGACATCCTGGTGACGACACCGAACCGGATCTGCTTCCTGGCCAATCACAATCCACCGCTGATAGATTTGAGCAACATCCAGTACATCGTGGTGGATGAGGCCGACAAGTTGTTCGAAGAGTCGAAGAACAGTTTCCGGGAGCAGCTGGATTCGATTATGGCCGCCTGTAGCAATCCGTGCAAGGTGGTGGCCTTCTTCAGTGCCACGGTTACAAAAGAGGTTACAACCTGGGCCAGTGAGAATATGCCCAACAGAGTGCGATTTTCGGTGGGAGTGGCCAACATGGCGGTGGATTTGGTGGAGCAGGAGCTGCTGTTCGTGGGAAGCGAAAGCGGCAAGTTGTTGGCCTTCCGGGAGATGGTTCACAAGGGTTTGACGCCGCCGGTGCTGGTGTTTGTCCAGAGCAAGGATCGAGCGCAGCAGTTGTTCACCGAGTTGATCTACGACGGGTTGAATGTGGATGTCATCCACGCGGATCGGAGTCAAAAAGAACGGGACAATGTGGTTAGGTCGTTCAGAGAGGGTAAGATTTGGATCCTGATCTGTACGGAGCTGATGAGCCGAGGAATAGATTTCAAGGGAGTGAACCTGGTGGTGAATTATGACTTCCCACCTTCCACGATCAGTTACGTGCACAGGATCGGCCGAACGGGTCGTGCCGGGAGACGCGGAAAGGCAGTGACCTATTTCACCAAGGACGATACAGTAAACCTGAGGTGCATCGCCCAACTGATCAAGCAATCCGGGGGATCTGTGCCGGAGTATATGCTAAAGCTTAGGAAAAGTTCCAAGCGGGAACGGAAGAAACTAGAACAAAAGGCTCCGAAGCGGGCAGCCATTCGAACTTTACCGGCATTCGAGATGCAAGAGcgtgccaagaagaagaagctgaTCGCGCGGACCAAAGCGAAGAAGACGGGAAAAATGCCCGTTCAGAACGGCCATAGCAAGAACGGCCAAGCGAAGAGTCAAAAACAGAAAAAGGCGAAGTAA